One Osmerus eperlanus chromosome 13, fOsmEpe2.1, whole genome shotgun sequence genomic region harbors:
- the tsc22d3 gene encoding TSC22 domain family protein 3 isoform X1, translating to MSDEECRSPIGLDCCSCCLDLASGCDTMQNRAGHGHLGSPTVSHFRQLRDQLVFQNLNTDKLNNIMRQDSLESVVRDPCFLLNEGICNSNDQTMLSILLYFHSASGASVVAIDNKIEQAMDLVKNHLMYAVREEVEILKEQIKELAEKNNQLERENSLLKNLASPEQMEKFQSRVPSDSLLALDNQPVVGGGGGVGSLGHEQPCISAGSAV from the exons ATGTCAGATGAGGAGTGCCGTTCCCCCATCGGTCTggactgctgcagctgctgtctGGACCTGGCCAGTGGGTGCGACACGATGCAGAACCGGGCCGGCCACGGCCACCTTGGAAGCCCCACTGTCAGCCACTTCCGCCAGCTCCGGGACCAGCTGGTCTTCCAGAACCTGAACACTGACAAGCTCAACAACATCATGAGGCAGGACTCCCTAGAGTCAGTGGTGAGGGACCCCTGCTTCCTGCTCAACGAAGGCATCTGCAACAGCAACGACCAGACCATGTTGTCCATCCTGCTCTACTTCCACAG TGCCTCTGGTGCTAGCGTTGTGGCCATTGACAACAAGATCGAACAGGCAATG gATCTGGTCAAGAACCACCTTATGTATGCCGTGCGTGAGGAGGTTGAGATCCTCAAGGAGCAGATCAAGGAGCTGGCAGAGAAGAACAaccagctggagagggagaacagCCTGCTGAAGAACCTGGCCAGCCCCGAGCAGATGGAAAAGTTCCAGTCCCGCGTCCCCTCCGACAGCCTGCTAGCCCTCGACAACCAGCCagtggtgggtggaggaggaggagtgggctcACTGGGCCATGAGCAGCCATGCATCAGTGCCGGCTCGGCTGTGTAA
- the tsc22d3 gene encoding TSC22 domain family protein 3 isoform X4 translates to MSTEMFAKSPMEVAVYELHNFSISFFSSLLGGDVVSVKLDNSASGASVVAIDNKIEQAMDLVKNHLMYAVREEVEILKEQIKELAEKNNQLERENSLLKNLASPEQMEKFQSRVPSDSLLALDNQPVVGGGGGVGSLGHEQPCISAGSAV, encoded by the exons ATGAGCACGGAGATGTTCGCCAAATCACCAATGGAGGTGGCGGTCTACGAGCTGCATAacttctctatctccttctttTCCTCGTTATTGGGGGGAGACGTCGTATCAGTCAAACTTGACAACAG TGCCTCTGGTGCTAGCGTTGTGGCCATTGACAACAAGATCGAACAGGCAATG gATCTGGTCAAGAACCACCTTATGTATGCCGTGCGTGAGGAGGTTGAGATCCTCAAGGAGCAGATCAAGGAGCTGGCAGAGAAGAACAaccagctggagagggagaacagCCTGCTGAAGAACCTGGCCAGCCCCGAGCAGATGGAAAAGTTCCAGTCCCGCGTCCCCTCCGACAGCCTGCTAGCCCTCGACAACCAGCCagtggtgggtggaggaggaggagtgggctcACTGGGCCATGAGCAGCCATGCATCAGTGCCGGCTCGGCTGTGTAA
- the tsc22d3 gene encoding TSC22 domain family protein 3 isoform X3 → MGQLKSRPHVPAASQAKSASRPPCAGCSYRFSASVPRPQHLLGPERAVYCPPPYSPSLFNRRGRRASGASVVAIDNKIEQAMDLVKNHLMYAVREEVEILKEQIKELAEKNNQLERENSLLKNLASPEQMEKFQSRVPSDSLLALDNQPVVGGGGGVGSLGHEQPCISAGSAV, encoded by the exons ATGGGGCAGTTGAAGTCGCGTCCCCATGTCCCTGCAGCTAGTCAGGCAAAATCTGCCTCAAGACCACCCTGTGCGGGATGCTCCTATCGGTTTTCTGCCTCGGTGCCTCGGCCACAACATCTCTTGGGCCCTGAGAGAGCCGTGTACTGCCCGCCCCCCTACTCACCCAGTCTCTTCAACAGGAGGGGTCGCCG TGCCTCTGGTGCTAGCGTTGTGGCCATTGACAACAAGATCGAACAGGCAATG gATCTGGTCAAGAACCACCTTATGTATGCCGTGCGTGAGGAGGTTGAGATCCTCAAGGAGCAGATCAAGGAGCTGGCAGAGAAGAACAaccagctggagagggagaacagCCTGCTGAAGAACCTGGCCAGCCCCGAGCAGATGGAAAAGTTCCAGTCCCGCGTCCCCTCCGACAGCCTGCTAGCCCTCGACAACCAGCCagtggtgggtggaggaggaggagtgggctcACTGGGCCATGAGCAGCCATGCATCAGTGCCGGCTCGGCTGTGTAA
- the tsc22d3 gene encoding TSC22 domain family protein 3 isoform X2: MSDEECRSPIGLDCCSCCLDLASGCDTMQNRAGHGHLGSPTVSHFRQLRDQLVFQNLNTDKLNNIMRQDSLESVVRDPCFLLNEGICNSNDQTMLSILLYFHRFHISCKDVIQSEGEPSLRCLVNSLYLLNGVRNVQESAASLSTFTCLEKWFRGLYDTVRLMTRNETSLIFVCFCVSGYMFMTRVF, encoded by the exons ATGTCAGATGAGGAGTGCCGTTCCCCCATCGGTCTggactgctgcagctgctgtctGGACCTGGCCAGTGGGTGCGACACGATGCAGAACCGGGCCGGCCACGGCCACCTTGGAAGCCCCACTGTCAGCCACTTCCGCCAGCTCCGGGACCAGCTGGTCTTCCAGAACCTGAACACTGACAAGCTCAACAACATCATGAGGCAGGACTCCCTAGAGTCAGTGGTGAGGGACCCCTGCTTCCTGCTCAACGAAGGCATCTGCAACAGCAACGACCAGACCATGTTGTCCATCCTGCTCTACTTCCACAG ATTTCACATCTCTTGCAAAGATGTAATCCAATCGGAAGGAGAGCCGAGTCTCAGGTGTTTGGTGAATTCCCTCTATCTGCTGAACGGGGTCAGGAATGTGCAGGAATCAGCTGCCAGCTTAAGCACATTTACATGTCTTGAGAAATGGTTCAGAGGTCTATATGACACTGTCCGTTTAATGACACGCAATGAGACTTCTTTaatttttgtgtgtttctgtgtgagcggGTATATGTTTATGACACGTGTGTTTTGA